The Ahaetulla prasina isolate Xishuangbanna chromosome 3, ASM2864084v1, whole genome shotgun sequence genome window below encodes:
- the ABHD3 gene encoding phospholipase ABHD3 isoform X2, which produces MCLVQPWICKNHKPQLITGNENLCQFLQDQCPVLTEIYYPTVWCWEGHLQTLLRPFITSKPNVQYRNELITATDGGQISLDWFDNDNSIQYLDSSTRPTILLLPGLTGTSKESYILHMIQQSKTLGYRCVVFNYRGIAGENLLTPRTYCAANTEDLETIIDYIHKLYASAALMAAGVSMGGMLLLNYLGKTGKKTPLKAAAVFSAGWNAFESADSLEKPVNWLLFNYYLTSCLKSSVTRHRQVFDKLFNMNLVMKAKTIREFDKQFTTVMFGYPSIEAYYEDASPCHKLKKIGIPVLCLNSLDDAFSPNHAIPVEIAKQNTNIALILTSYGGHIGFLEGLWPRKCTYMDRIFKQFVQAVFEHGRKIISL; this is translated from the exons ATGTGCCTGGTGCAGCCTTGGATATGTAAGAATCAT AAAcctcagctgataactggcaATGAGAACTTGTGCCAATTTCTGCAGGACCAATGTCCGGTGTTGACAGAAATATACTATCCCACTGTATGGTGCTGGGAAGGCCATTTGCAAACACTTCTacgccctttcattacatctaaACCAAATGTGCAGTATAGGAA tGAACTTATTACAGCTACAGATGGAGGACAGATTTCCCTGGACTGGTTTGATAATGACAATAGCATACAGTACCTTGATTCCAGCACCAGACCTACTATCCTGTTGCTGCCTGGCCTCACAGGAACAAGCAAGGAATCATATATTCTTCATATGATTCAACAGAGCAAAACACTGGGATACAG GTGTGTGGTTTTTAACTATCGAGGAATTGCTGGTGAAAATCTCTTG ACACCAAGAACATACTGTGCTGCTAATACAGAGGATCTGGAAACAATTATTGATTATATACATAAGTTATATGCGTCAGCTGCATTGATGGCAGCAGGTGTTTCTATGGGAGG CATGCTTCTTTTAAACTATTTGGGCAAAACTGGGAAAAAAACACCATTAAAAGCAGCTGCAGTTTTTTCAGCAGGATGGAATGCTTTTGAATCTGCAGATTCACTGGAAAAACCAGTAAATTggcttctttttaattattatttaaccaGCTGTCTAAAGTCTTCAGTTACTAG acatcgGCAAGTATTTGATAAGCTATTTAACATGAATCTTGTAATGAAG GCTAAGACTATTAGGGAATTTGACAAACAGTTTACCACAGTCATGTTTGGCTATCCTTCAATTGAAGCTTACTATGAAGATGCCAGTCCATGTCATAAACTGAAGAAAATTGGAATTCCAGTGTTGTGCTTAAATTCTCTGGATGACGCATTCTCACCAAATCATG CTATACCAGTGGAAATTGCAAAACAAAATACTAATATAGCTTTGATCCTTACTTCCTATGGAGGCCATATTGGTTTTCTGGAAGGACTGTGGCCAAGAAAGTGCACGTATATGGACAGAATCTTCAAACAATTTGTTCAAGCTGTGTTTGAGCATGGAAGAAAAATTATTAGTCTCTAG